Proteins co-encoded in one Homoserinimonas aerilata genomic window:
- the dctP gene encoding TRAP transporter substrate-binding protein DctP, translating into MTIKNKRRAQLAAIGTLAAAALVLAGCSATTGADGEETFDLTWTSYTTPEGYYSMAMDEWISIVEEKTEGRVTIEPFYMGSLCSTMDGLACAKDGRADIAYTSPAFHPAEFPLANVVTVPFVAKDPVAQTAAAASLYESNADYAAEFEAEGIHALYFAPVTTSILGTKTAVDSYAELKGLSVRSTARMLKASEIAGSNPSAIPVSEIYESIENGVIDAWSATGLESAITEWNLGEVTPYMTDTQSGSFINVMAIINAEVWNTMPADIQKIMTEASDTVWGGLSGEYLDAIFDETCDRAADQGVTLSTWSDAESKKWADAVGDTLLNDWKSEVKAGSDADVDAFYADYLQQLEDASATSTYVAPVEYCLARG; encoded by the coding sequence GTGACAATCAAGAACAAGCGGCGGGCGCAGCTCGCGGCGATCGGAACCCTGGCGGCAGCTGCCCTGGTACTTGCGGGATGTTCCGCGACCACCGGCGCCGACGGCGAAGAGACCTTCGACCTGACCTGGACGTCGTACACGACCCCAGAGGGCTACTACAGCATGGCCATGGACGAATGGATCTCGATCGTCGAGGAGAAGACCGAGGGGCGCGTCACGATCGAGCCGTTCTACATGGGCTCGCTCTGCTCGACGATGGACGGCCTCGCCTGCGCCAAGGACGGCCGTGCCGACATCGCCTACACCTCGCCGGCCTTCCACCCCGCCGAATTCCCCCTCGCCAACGTCGTGACGGTGCCGTTCGTGGCGAAGGACCCGGTTGCGCAGACCGCAGCAGCGGCCTCCCTCTACGAGAGCAACGCAGACTACGCCGCAGAGTTCGAGGCCGAAGGCATCCACGCCCTCTACTTCGCACCCGTCACGACCTCGATCCTCGGCACCAAGACCGCGGTCGACTCCTACGCCGAGCTCAAGGGCCTGTCGGTGCGCAGCACCGCGCGGATGCTCAAGGCATCCGAGATCGCGGGCTCCAACCCGTCGGCGATCCCCGTGAGCGAGATCTACGAGTCGATCGAGAACGGTGTCATCGACGCGTGGTCGGCGACCGGCCTCGAGTCGGCCATCACCGAGTGGAACCTCGGAGAGGTGACGCCATACATGACGGACACCCAGTCGGGCTCGTTCATCAACGTCATGGCCATCATCAATGCCGAGGTGTGGAACACCATGCCGGCCGACATCCAGAAGATCATGACGGAGGCGAGCGACACCGTCTGGGGTGGCCTCTCCGGCGAATACCTGGATGCGATCTTCGATGAGACCTGCGACCGCGCCGCCGACCAGGGCGTCACGCTCAGCACCTGGAGCGACGCCGAGTCCAAGAAGTGGGCCGACGCCGTGGGCGACACCCTGCTGAACGACTGGAAGAGCGAGGTCAAGGCGGGCAGTGACGCCGACGTCGACGCGTTCTACGCCGACTACCTGCAGCAGCTCGAAGACGCCTCGGCAACAAGCACCTACGTTGCTCCGGTTGAGTACTGCCTGGCGCGAGGCTAA
- a CDS encoding sugar-binding transcriptional regulator: MDTSGHEAMLLSVASMYYLQDMKMEAIGAQLHMSRSSVSRLLKEAREKGLVEITLRPTPTKAPGISQRIASAFGVDAQVVPVPDSADEAERLEQVARATARLVTNWFDSDMVLGIAWGTTLSAIGRHLTKKPTRGSSVVQLNGAMNNRTSGVEYAATLMSRFGDAFDATVHLFPVPAFFDFAATRRAMWRERSVARVLDVQRRADIMLFSIGAIAGEIPSHVYSAGYLEADDIATLAHEGVVGDVCTVFLRADGSYEDLSLNERATGPTPAELQSVSRRVCAVAGDSKIVPLLAALRAGTITQLIIDEQTATGLVSRISASESSLSRR, translated from the coding sequence ATGGACACATCCGGTCACGAAGCGATGCTGCTGTCAGTCGCCTCCATGTACTACCTGCAGGACATGAAGATGGAGGCCATCGGCGCCCAGCTGCACATGTCGCGCTCCAGCGTCTCCCGCCTCCTCAAAGAAGCCAGAGAGAAGGGGCTCGTCGAGATCACGCTGCGCCCGACACCCACGAAAGCGCCCGGCATCAGCCAGCGCATCGCCTCCGCATTCGGCGTCGACGCCCAGGTCGTGCCCGTGCCCGACTCCGCCGACGAAGCAGAACGGCTCGAGCAGGTCGCCCGCGCGACGGCACGCCTCGTCACCAACTGGTTCGACTCAGACATGGTGCTCGGCATCGCCTGGGGCACGACACTGTCTGCAATCGGCCGGCACCTCACCAAGAAGCCGACACGCGGCAGCTCGGTCGTGCAGCTCAACGGCGCCATGAACAACCGCACATCAGGGGTCGAATACGCCGCAACGCTCATGTCGCGCTTCGGCGACGCCTTCGACGCCACCGTGCACCTGTTTCCCGTACCCGCGTTCTTCGACTTCGCCGCCACACGCCGCGCGATGTGGCGCGAGCGCTCGGTCGCGCGCGTGCTCGACGTGCAGCGCCGAGCCGACATCATGCTGTTCTCCATCGGCGCGATCGCCGGAGAGATCCCCAGCCACGTGTACTCCGCCGGCTACCTCGAAGCGGATGACATCGCGACGCTCGCCCACGAAGGCGTCGTCGGAGACGTCTGCACCGTGTTCCTCCGCGCCGACGGCAGCTACGAAGACCTCTCCCTGAACGAACGTGCAACAGGCCCGACCCCGGCCGAGCTGCAGTCGGTGTCGCGCCGAGTGTGCGCCGTGGCCGGCGACAGCAAGATCGTGCCGCTCCTGGCCGCCCTGCGCGCCGGAACGATCACGCAGCTCATCATCGACGAGCAGACCGCGACCGGTCTCGTCAGCCGCATCTCGGCATCCGAATCATCACTGTCACGGAGGTGA
- a CDS encoding SDR family NAD(P)-dependent oxidoreductase, with amino-acid sequence MTSLNELTVAITGSGQGIGHAMAMRFAQQGANIVISDIDDDRATASAEAVRELGGKAISVRADVTDADDCTALVAATVAEFGRLDVMICNAGIIQVKPLLDVTADDWNRTMNVNVTGTLLTLQAAARQMLSQEPLSAGRPKGKIITMASIAGRYAAGPMAPIIPHYRASKAAVINLTHSASYTLAPDVTVNAICPGLVDNDMWKLIDREWSEVEGWETGTAWKTRTSAVPLGRPQTMDDVAGLAEFLASPASDYMTGQAINIDGGLTVG; translated from the coding sequence ATGACATCACTCAACGAACTGACGGTGGCGATCACCGGCTCAGGCCAAGGAATCGGCCACGCGATGGCGATGCGCTTCGCCCAACAGGGAGCCAATATCGTCATCAGCGACATCGACGATGACAGGGCCACAGCATCCGCCGAAGCAGTTCGAGAGCTCGGCGGCAAAGCCATCTCGGTCCGCGCCGATGTCACCGACGCGGATGACTGCACCGCACTCGTCGCCGCCACGGTTGCCGAATTCGGTCGCCTCGACGTCATGATCTGCAACGCGGGAATCATCCAGGTCAAACCGCTGCTCGACGTCACCGCCGACGACTGGAACCGCACGATGAACGTCAACGTCACCGGCACGCTGCTCACACTGCAGGCAGCAGCCCGTCAGATGCTCAGCCAGGAGCCCCTCTCCGCCGGTCGCCCCAAGGGGAAGATCATCACCATGGCCTCCATCGCGGGGCGCTACGCCGCCGGCCCGATGGCGCCCATCATCCCGCACTACCGCGCCAGCAAGGCCGCCGTCATCAACCTCACCCACAGCGCCTCCTACACGCTGGCGCCAGACGTGACAGTCAACGCCATCTGCCCGGGGCTCGTCGACAATGACATGTGGAAGCTCATCGACCGGGAATGGTCCGAGGTCGAAGGATGGGAGACAGGAACAGCCTGGAAGACGCGAACCTCGGCCGTGCCACTCGGTCGCCCCCAGACCATGGACGATGTCGCGGGACTTGCCGAGTTCCTCGCCTCTCCCGCATCCGACTACATGACCGGCCAGGCGATCAACATCGACGGTGGCCTCACCGTCGGCTGA
- a CDS encoding glycerol-3-phosphate dehydrogenase/oxidase, whose protein sequence is MTESRLTAETRSAALRALAASTEEGAELDILVIGGGVTGAGIALDAAARGLRTAVVEAQDWSAGTSSRSSKLVHGGLRYLQMLDFKLVHEALTERDLLLTRIAPHLVRPIPFLYPLRHRLWERAFIGAGIALYDSLASLKRGKRSVPWHRHLGRKELARVFPDLSEKAAIGAIEYWDATVDDSRYVLTTVRTAQAQGAIAASRTEVTELTKNSAGAVDGAIIRDLETGESITVKARAVISSTGVWTEEAQALAGEPGGLRVLASKGIHIVVPRERISGQDGLILQTEKSVLFVIPWSRYWVIGTTDTPWAEDLTNPTPTAADVEYVLERVNAVLKHPLSEGDVVGTWAGLRPLLQPGTKEGTSSAKVSREHTVASPVPGLTVIAGGKFTTYRVMAKDAVDFALGDGARSIPSTTAGIPLLGAEGFDGARADIAATIERFGWSDQLVDHLLHRYGAEVTQIAALCDADPTLAVPLAEAPAYLRAEIAYAATQEGALHLEDVLLRRTRIQYEYENEGVASLDEIAAIMAPLLGWSTGRMLEETSSYRERAAAEQDARLSPDDASAAKARSRAVSVVDALRSDEKATG, encoded by the coding sequence ATGACCGAGAGTCGTCTGACAGCAGAAACGCGCAGCGCAGCGCTGCGTGCGCTCGCCGCGAGCACCGAAGAGGGCGCCGAACTCGACATCCTGGTCATCGGTGGCGGAGTGACCGGCGCCGGCATCGCGCTGGATGCCGCAGCCCGCGGTCTCCGCACCGCGGTGGTGGAGGCGCAGGACTGGTCAGCAGGCACCTCGAGCCGCTCCAGCAAACTCGTTCACGGTGGCCTGCGCTACCTGCAGATGCTCGACTTCAAGCTCGTGCACGAGGCGCTCACCGAGCGCGACCTGCTGCTCACCCGAATCGCACCACATCTGGTGCGTCCGATCCCGTTCCTCTACCCGCTGCGCCACCGCCTCTGGGAGCGGGCGTTCATCGGCGCCGGAATCGCCCTCTACGATTCGCTCGCGAGCCTCAAGCGCGGCAAGCGTTCGGTGCCGTGGCACCGCCACCTGGGGCGCAAGGAGCTTGCACGGGTGTTCCCCGATCTTTCGGAAAAGGCGGCCATCGGCGCGATCGAGTACTGGGATGCGACTGTCGACGACTCGCGGTACGTGCTCACGACCGTGCGCACCGCCCAAGCGCAGGGTGCCATCGCGGCATCCCGCACCGAGGTCACCGAGCTCACGAAGAACAGCGCCGGCGCAGTCGACGGCGCGATCATCCGGGATCTGGAGACGGGCGAGTCCATCACGGTCAAGGCGCGTGCCGTCATCAGCTCAACCGGTGTCTGGACGGAGGAGGCGCAGGCACTCGCCGGGGAGCCCGGCGGTCTGCGGGTGCTCGCCTCGAAGGGCATCCACATTGTTGTCCCGCGCGAGCGGATCTCCGGTCAGGATGGCCTCATCCTGCAGACGGAGAAGAGCGTGCTCTTCGTGATTCCGTGGTCGCGCTACTGGGTCATCGGCACGACAGACACCCCCTGGGCGGAAGATCTGACCAACCCGACCCCCACGGCTGCTGACGTCGAGTACGTGCTCGAACGGGTGAATGCCGTGCTGAAGCATCCGCTCAGCGAAGGTGATGTCGTGGGCACCTGGGCGGGGCTTCGCCCGCTGCTGCAGCCGGGCACCAAGGAGGGCACGTCCTCCGCGAAGGTGTCGCGCGAGCACACCGTGGCCTCACCGGTTCCGGGTCTCACTGTGATCGCCGGCGGCAAGTTCACCACCTACCGCGTCATGGCGAAGGATGCTGTCGACTTCGCACTCGGCGACGGCGCACGGTCGATCCCGTCCACGACGGCCGGAATTCCGCTGCTCGGGGCCGAAGGGTTCGATGGCGCGCGCGCCGACATCGCGGCGACGATCGAGCGTTTCGGCTGGAGCGATCAGCTCGTCGACCACCTGCTGCACCGCTACGGCGCGGAGGTCACCCAGATCGCCGCGCTCTGCGATGCCGACCCCACGCTCGCCGTGCCGCTCGCCGAGGCGCCCGCGTATCTCCGGGCAGAGATCGCCTACGCGGCCACGCAGGAGGGCGCGCTGCATCTGGAGGATGTGCTGCTGCGGCGCACGCGCATCCAGTACGAATACGAGAATGAGGGCGTTGCGAGCCTCGACGAGATCGCGGCGATCATGGCGCCGCTGCTCGGTTGGTCGACAGGCCGGATGCTCGAGGAGACCAGCTCATACCGCGAACGTGCTGCCGCTGAGCAGGATGCGCGACTCAGCCCCGACGACGCCTCCGCCGCGAAGGCGAGGAGCAGGGCCGTGTCGGTTGTGGATGCTCTGCGTTCCGACGAGAAGGCGACCGGCTGA
- a CDS encoding NAD(P)/FAD-dependent oxidoreductase: MPQAENVTIVGAGIVGLSTAWFLQEHGVAVTVLDREGVAAGASWGNAGWIAPALTLPLPEPGIFSFGLKAIIDPASPVFVPFSVDPRLLRFLAGFALNSTPPRWRRNMTAFAEINKWGVDSFDRLADGGVENRTIVADPFLTGFVSERDRGVLEHEFDEIALRGGAVDFERISGDELRTIEPTVSDAVTHGIRISGQRYINPPVFMESLAAAVRARGGEIVEGADVVGITDLGELGVGIDVVGEPEGRIADQVVIATGTWMGRLARRFGVRQLVQAGRGYSFSVRPETVPTHPIYFPAQRVACTPLGDRLRVGGMMEFRPGDAPPDPRRVTTMVEAARPLFRGVDWEAREEEWVGSRPCTADGLPLVGATRSPRVHVAGGHGMWGVTLGPLTGRILADSITGAAEHPLLKSFDPLR, translated from the coding sequence GTGCCGCAGGCCGAGAATGTCACCATCGTCGGAGCAGGCATCGTGGGGCTCAGCACCGCGTGGTTCCTGCAGGAGCACGGGGTTGCGGTCACGGTGCTCGACCGTGAGGGCGTCGCCGCGGGCGCATCCTGGGGCAATGCGGGCTGGATCGCGCCGGCGCTCACCCTTCCGCTGCCGGAGCCGGGCATCTTCTCCTTCGGTCTGAAGGCCATCATCGACCCCGCCTCACCCGTCTTCGTGCCGTTCTCCGTGGACCCCCGGCTGCTGCGCTTCCTCGCGGGCTTCGCCCTGAACTCGACCCCGCCCCGGTGGCGCAGAAACATGACCGCGTTCGCCGAGATCAACAAGTGGGGCGTCGATTCCTTCGACCGTCTCGCCGACGGCGGCGTCGAGAATCGCACGATCGTCGCCGACCCGTTCCTCACCGGCTTCGTCTCCGAGCGCGACCGCGGAGTGCTCGAGCACGAGTTCGACGAGATCGCCCTGCGCGGCGGGGCCGTCGACTTCGAGCGCATCAGCGGCGACGAGCTGCGCACGATCGAGCCGACCGTGAGCGATGCGGTGACCCACGGCATCCGCATATCGGGGCAGCGCTACATCAATCCGCCCGTGTTCATGGAATCGCTCGCGGCGGCGGTCCGTGCGCGCGGCGGCGAGATCGTGGAGGGGGCGGATGTCGTCGGCATCACCGATCTGGGCGAGCTCGGCGTCGGCATCGATGTCGTGGGCGAGCCGGAGGGCAGGATCGCCGACCAGGTCGTCATCGCGACGGGCACGTGGATGGGCCGCCTCGCGCGGCGCTTCGGGGTGCGGCAGCTCGTGCAGGCTGGCCGCGGCTACAGCTTCAGCGTGCGCCCGGAGACGGTGCCGACGCATCCGATCTATTTTCCCGCCCAGCGGGTCGCCTGCACCCCGCTCGGTGACCGCCTGCGCGTGGGCGGGATGATGGAGTTCCGGCCCGGCGATGCGCCACCAGACCCGCGCCGCGTGACCACCATGGTCGAGGCTGCACGGCCGCTGTTCCGCGGTGTCGACTGGGAGGCGCGCGAGGAGGAGTGGGTCGGCTCACGGCCCTGCACGGCCGACGGGCTGCCGCTCGTGGGTGCGACGCGCTCGCCGCGGGTGCACGTCGCAGGGGGTCACGGCATGTGGGGCGTCACGCTGGGGCCGCTCACCGGCCGCATCCTCGCCGACTCGATCACGGGCGCGGCCGAGCATCCGTTGCTGAAATCGTTCGACCCGCTGCGCTGA
- a CDS encoding TRAP transporter large permease encodes MSAELIVIVVLALFFLMLAIEMPVAFALGFSGAIGTVMLHSFKVADSVLANVPFESTAKFSLVVIPLYIMLGAMATQARIPERVYTVINRVAGRFKGGLAIATIGASGGFAAVSGSSVATAATLGKISVRQMIRHGYSAELATGIVAIGATLGILIPPSIIMIMYSIMSGESIAALFSAGIVPGILSAVAYIITALILVKRDGRRISENAEVLQRVGAAGAGGSVDVTDVTAPTVSIDTNAGVRSSSLFAELRSVFWLVLIIAVVIVSIFTGLTTLSESAALAAVIATIALIAEHFKSGVRAIIGRIRDGLAESASVTSMAFAVVVGAGIFAYFLVSARVPNNLSRFFAGLDVPPILIVVLILLMMIPLGMFLDSLAVVVIVVPIVYPTIIGLGFDGIWFAILLVKLIEIGLLTPPVGMNCFVIAGVTGIKLETVFKGVAPFLACEAVLVTLLIVFPDIVLWLPNLMASMR; translated from the coding sequence ATGTCTGCAGAACTCATCGTCATCGTCGTTCTTGCACTGTTCTTCCTGATGCTCGCCATCGAGATGCCCGTCGCGTTCGCGCTCGGATTCTCGGGGGCCATCGGCACCGTCATGCTGCACTCCTTCAAAGTGGCTGACAGCGTGCTCGCCAACGTGCCATTCGAATCGACCGCGAAATTCTCGCTCGTCGTCATCCCGCTCTACATAATGCTCGGGGCGATGGCCACGCAGGCACGAATACCCGAACGGGTCTACACGGTGATCAACCGTGTCGCAGGACGCTTCAAGGGTGGCCTCGCGATCGCAACGATCGGCGCGAGCGGCGGCTTCGCGGCTGTCTCCGGCTCCAGCGTGGCGACCGCGGCAACCCTCGGCAAGATCTCGGTGCGGCAGATGATCCGTCACGGGTACTCTGCCGAACTGGCCACCGGAATCGTCGCAATCGGCGCGACCCTCGGCATCCTGATCCCGCCCAGCATCATCATGATCATGTACTCGATCATGAGCGGGGAATCGATCGCAGCCCTCTTCAGTGCGGGAATCGTGCCGGGCATCCTCTCGGCCGTCGCCTACATCATCACAGCCCTCATCCTGGTGAAGCGCGATGGCCGCCGAATCAGCGAGAACGCCGAAGTGCTGCAGCGCGTCGGCGCCGCCGGCGCGGGCGGCTCGGTCGACGTCACCGATGTGACCGCGCCGACGGTGTCGATCGACACGAACGCGGGGGTCCGGTCGAGTTCACTCTTCGCGGAACTGCGAAGCGTCTTCTGGTTGGTGCTCATCATCGCCGTCGTGATCGTGAGCATCTTCACGGGACTCACGACGCTGTCGGAGTCGGCAGCGCTCGCGGCGGTGATTGCCACGATCGCCCTCATCGCGGAGCACTTCAAATCGGGGGTGCGGGCCATCATCGGCCGCATCCGTGACGGCCTCGCGGAGTCGGCATCCGTCACGAGCATGGCGTTCGCCGTGGTGGTGGGCGCGGGTATCTTCGCCTACTTCCTGGTCTCGGCGCGCGTGCCCAACAACCTGTCGCGCTTCTTCGCCGGGCTGGATGTGCCGCCGATCCTGATCGTCGTGCTCATCCTGCTCATGATGATCCCCCTCGGGATGTTCCTCGACTCGCTGGCGGTGGTCGTCATCGTCGTGCCGATCGTCTACCCGACCATCATCGGCCTGGGCTTCGACGGGATCTGGTTCGCCATCCTGCTGGTGAAGCTCATCGAGATCGGGTTGTTGACGCCGCCGGTGGGCATGAACTGCTTCGTGATCGCCGGTGTGACGGGAATCAAGCTCGAGACGGTGTTCAAGGGCGTCGCACCCTTCCTGGCGTGCGAGGCGGTGCTGGTGACCCTGTTGATCGTGTTCCCTGACATCGTGCTCTGGCTGCCGAACCTCATGGCGTCGATGCGGTGA
- a CDS encoding TRAP transporter small permease, translating to MFVVSLWERGLRPAAKWFAVASAVLCGALALLLTAEVVMRGTSGTSIRGLFEIAELGLVMTVFLGLAQSEVNGTHVRVTLLTDRLSPAAANRMRGIALILATVFLAWMGFELVERALQSFTVGEYRTGLLNFPVWPSRAFVAVGTVFLALVLFVKGLVHLTGRTPSGATDHTEGGAV from the coding sequence GTGTTTGTCGTTTCCCTCTGGGAGAGAGGACTCCGACCGGCGGCGAAATGGTTCGCCGTCGCGTCGGCAGTCCTCTGCGGCGCACTGGCGCTGCTGCTCACCGCCGAGGTCGTGATGCGCGGAACCAGTGGCACCTCCATCCGCGGGCTGTTCGAGATCGCCGAGCTCGGGCTCGTCATGACGGTGTTCCTGGGTCTTGCCCAGTCCGAGGTCAACGGAACGCATGTGCGTGTCACGCTTCTCACCGACAGGCTCTCGCCGGCCGCCGCGAACCGGATGCGCGGAATCGCCCTCATCCTGGCGACGGTGTTCCTGGCCTGGATGGGCTTCGAACTCGTCGAACGTGCCCTCCAGTCGTTCACGGTCGGTGAATACCGCACCGGCCTCCTCAACTTCCCCGTCTGGCCGTCACGAGCCTTTGTGGCGGTCGGAACAGTGTTCCTCGCCCTCGTCCTCTTCGTGAAGGGGCTCGTGCACCTGACGGGCCGCACGCCATCCGGGGCCACCGACCACACAGAGGGAGGAGCCGTCTGA
- a CDS encoding GntR family transcriptional regulator: MATAQESGSLSDRVASHVKDAILDGSLDLGESLSEDTLAEVLGVSRTPVRQALQLLQTQGLVQIVPRSGSYVFVPTEEQIAELCDFRLAMEQQAVSWAFRRHRAESAEALATVVDTMTQAIAERDMQQYGRADTAFHQVFFDNCDNSYLRKSYTMNLVQVAALRTHLATYTEAEPMRSFADHEAIRDVFADGREADIGDILTAHILRTKENYTATLRRRQERKSETRLQHLHRVLKPRQAATDGHPQPDAFAVEA, encoded by the coding sequence ATGGCAACAGCGCAGGAGAGCGGCTCGCTTTCGGATCGTGTGGCATCCCATGTGAAAGACGCGATCCTCGACGGCTCCCTCGATCTGGGAGAGTCCCTCTCCGAAGACACCCTCGCCGAGGTGCTGGGCGTGAGTCGCACACCCGTCCGCCAGGCCCTCCAGCTGCTGCAGACCCAGGGTCTGGTGCAGATCGTTCCGCGCTCCGGCAGCTACGTCTTCGTGCCCACCGAGGAACAGATCGCCGAACTCTGCGACTTCCGCCTCGCTATGGAACAGCAGGCCGTCTCCTGGGCGTTCCGGCGGCACAGGGCCGAATCGGCAGAGGCACTCGCCACGGTCGTGGACACCATGACTCAGGCCATCGCCGAGCGGGACATGCAGCAGTACGGCCGTGCCGACACCGCATTCCACCAGGTGTTCTTCGACAACTGCGACAACAGTTACCTGCGCAAGAGCTACACCATGAACCTCGTACAGGTGGCGGCGCTTCGCACCCACCTCGCGACATACACCGAGGCGGAACCGATGCGGTCCTTCGCCGATCACGAAGCCATCCGGGATGTCTTCGCCGACGGCAGGGAAGCCGACATCGGGGACATCCTGACGGCGCACATCCTTCGCACGAAGGAGAACTACACGGCCACGCTTCGCCGGCGGCAGGAGCGCAAGAGCGAAACACGCCTGCAGCACCTCCACCGGGTGCTCAAGCCCCGACAGGCCGCAACCGACGGCCACCCCCAGCCTGATGCGTTCGCAGTGGAGGCATGA
- a CDS encoding TrmH family RNA methyltransferase has product MQHEPNATHELSTAGVGPWRGEWPEGGHYDEELLKRGDTRNVIDRYRYWRMDAIVADLDEHRHPFHVAIENWQHDMNIGSIVRSANAFAADTVHIVGRRRWNKRGAMVTDRYQHVMHHDTVAALVEWADAEGLPIIGIDNVPGSVIIETFDLPERCVLLFGQEGPGLSPEAIEASDAVVEITQFGSTRSINASAAAAVAMHAWVMQHVEFPG; this is encoded by the coding sequence ATGCAGCACGAGCCGAACGCCACCCATGAACTCTCCACTGCGGGGGTCGGCCCCTGGCGCGGTGAGTGGCCGGAGGGCGGGCACTACGACGAGGAGCTGCTGAAGCGCGGCGACACCCGCAACGTCATCGACCGCTACCGCTATTGGCGCATGGATGCCATCGTTGCGGACCTCGATGAGCACAGGCATCCGTTTCATGTCGCCATCGAGAACTGGCAGCACGACATGAACATCGGCTCGATCGTGCGCAGCGCGAACGCGTTCGCCGCCGATACCGTGCATATCGTCGGCCGTCGGCGCTGGAATAAGCGCGGCGCCATGGTCACCGACCGCTACCAGCATGTGATGCACCACGACACGGTTGCCGCGCTCGTCGAGTGGGCGGATGCCGAGGGGCTGCCGATCATTGGGATCGACAATGTGCCGGGCAGCGTCATCATCGAGACCTTCGACCTGCCGGAGCGCTGCGTGCTGCTGTTTGGGCAGGAGGGCCCTGGCTTGTCGCCTGAGGCGATCGAGGCATCGGATGCTGTGGTTGAGATCACGCAGTTCGGTTCGACTCGGTCGATCAACGCCTCGGCAGCGGCTGCCGTTGCCATGCATGCCTGGGTCATGCAGCATGTGGAGTTCCCCGGCTGA